The following nucleotide sequence is from Synechococcus sp. KORDI-52.
ATTGCCGTTCCACCCCCAGCAACTGGCCTGCACATCCTCAAAACCGATGTACACCCGGTTGGCGGGGATTCCCGTACGCGCCTGGATCAATTCACAGAACGCAGCCGTCATTGCGGGTGGACGGAGCGCGCCGATCGATTTGACCTCCACGTAGGCACAGGGCTCATGACTCCCAGCGAAGGTCATCGGCACCCCTGTTTCCAAGAGCGTCATCACATAGGCCTCCGGCTTACCGGTCTGATTCGCCAGTTCCGAGGAAAGCTCCTGCAGCAACGCCGATCCATCCTTCAGCGCTGGAAGGGACGTGCGCACGTTGATGAGAGGCATTGTCTCGAGGAAGCTGAGAAAATTTTGGCACTCTCCAGCCCAGAGTGCCAAAGCCTATCTGAGCTCCAAACCGGAACATTTAC
It contains:
- a CDS encoding phenylpyruvate tautomerase MIF-related protein — its product is MPLINVRTSLPALKDGSALLQELSSELANQTGKPEAYVMTLLETGVPMTFAGSHEPCAYVEVKSIGALRPPAMTAAFCELIQARTGIPANRVYIGFEDVQASCWGWNGNTFG